The genomic segment CGCAGACGACGCCTGGATGGAACGTTTCGCCGACCGCGGCGAGGCGGCGGCGCTGATGGCGCGCGCGCTATCCGAGGGCGAGGCCGAGGGCGACTACCGCGTGCGCACCCGCGAGGGCACGCGCTGGCACCGGATGGTCGCCTGCCGCGGCCGCGACCCGCTGACCGGTGCCGCCTGCGTCGTGGTGACGGAATCCGACGTCAGCGAACGGGTGGACGCACGCCGGGCGCTGGAGCGTGTGGCCGACGACCTGGAGCAGGCGGTGCGGCGCCCCACCTACGAACTGGAACAGGCCAAGCGCGACGCCGAGGCCGCGAGCCTGGCCAAGTCCGGATTCCTCGCCAATGTCAGCCACGAACTGCGCACGCCGCTGAACGCCATCATCGGCTTTGCCGAGCTGCTGCAGCATCCGGGCGTGGTCGCCAGGCGCCCGGATCGCGTTGCCGACTATATCGATTCGATCCTGATGAGCGGGCGACTGCTGCTGAAGTTGATCGACGACATCCTCGACCTGTCGCGCATCGAGGCGCGCCGGGTGACGGTCGAGATCGAGCCGGTCGGGGTCGACGACCTGCTGGCCGAGTGCCGCACCCTGACCGAGGGGATGGCGTCGGCGGCCGGCGTCACGCTGTCGTTCGACCCGGTTTCTGCGGCGTGCGCCATTGCCGGGGATCGGCGCATGCTGACCCAGGTCATGCTCAACCTGATCTCCAATGCCATCAAGTTCACCGAGCGCGGCGGCGAGGTCGCCGTCTCGGTGGCATGCCCGCGCGACCGCGCCGTGGCCGTCACCGTGCGTGACTCCGGCGTCGGCATCGATCCGGCCGACCTGCCGCATGTGATCGAGCCGTTCGCCCAGGCCGCGAACCCCCTGGTGCGGAGGGCCAAGGGCCACGGTCTGGGCCTGCCGATCGCCAAGCAGCTGGTCGAGCTGATGAGCGGCACCTTCGCCATCGCCAGCACGCCCGGCGCCGGCACCGCGGTCGAGATCGTGCTGCCGGCGGCCTCGGCAGAGGGTCCCATTGCGGCGACGTGACCGGCGGCCGCAACGGTGCGGCCTTGCAGTCGGCCGGAGCGGGTGTTAGCGCTACCGTCACCCGCAACCGACGGTCCCTTCCCATGTCGGATCTCATCGAGTGGATTACGCGGCACCGGGCGACCGAGGTCGAATGCCTGGTGCCGGACATCTCGGGCATTGCCCGCGGCAAGATCCTGCCCGCCAGCAAGTTCAAGGACAGCCTGACCGACCGCGGCCTGCGCCTGCCCGAGGCAATCTTCGTGCAGACGGTGACCGGCGAGTTCGCCGACAGCGCGGCCACCAGCGACACAAACTCCGACGTCTACCTGGTGCCCGACGCCAGCACGATCCGACCGGTGCCGTGGTACGAGGAGCCGACGGCTCAGGTGATCTGCGATGCCTTCTATGCCGACGGCTCGGTGGTCGACCTGGCGCCGCGCTATGTGCTGCAGCGCGTGCTCGCGCTCTATGCCGAGCGCGGCTGGCGGCCGGTGGTGGCCCCGGAGATCGAGTTCTTCCTGGTCAAGGTCAACGCCGACCCGGACTACCCGCTGGAGCCGCCGATCGGCCGTTCCGGGCGCATGGAGACCGGGCGCCAGGCCTATGGCATCGAGGCGGCCAACGAGTTCGATCCGATCGTCGAGGACCTCTACGACTATTGCGAGGCGCAGGGGCTGGAGGTCGACACCATCAACCACGAGGCCGGCGCCGCGCAGATGGAGATCAACTTCCAGCACGGCGACGCGCTGGACCTCGCCGACCAGGTCTTCGTATTCAAGCGGACGCTGCGGCAGGCGGCGAACAAGCACAAGGTCTATGCCACCTTCATGGCCAAGCCGATGCAGGACGAGCCCGGCAGCGCCATGCACATCCATCAGTCCGTGGTCGACGCCGACAGCGGCCGCAACCTGTTCGCGACCGCGACCGGGCTGGATTCGGCGCTGTTCCGCAGCCACATCGCCGGCCTGCAGAAGTTCATCCCGACGGTGATGCCGGTTTTCGCGCCCAACCCGAACAGCTATCGCCGGCTGCGGCGGCATTCGGACGCACCGATCAACACCCACTGGGGCCAGGACAACCGCACCTGCGGCCTGCGCGTGCCGATCTCGGCCGGTGAATCCCGCCGGGTGGAGAACCGGGTTGCCGGCGCCGACGTCAATCCCTACCTCGCCATCGCCGCATCGCTGGCCTGCGGCTATCTCGGCATGACCGGCAAGATGAAGCCGAAGCCGGCGGTGACCGGCAGCGCCTACCGGCTGGCCTACAACCTGCCGCAGCACCTGCCCGATGCACTGTCGAAGATGTCCGCGTCGCGGCCGATGCGCGAGCTGCTGGGCGACCGCTTCGTCGACGCCCTGATCGACGTCAAGCGCGAGGAGTGGAGCGCCTATCAGGCGGTGATCAGCCCCTGGGAGCGCGAGCACCTGCTGCTGAACGTCTGACCGCGTCTGTCCGCGCCGGGCGCCCGACGGAACCTTTCTCCGGGTCGGCGGTTCTTCCAGCCATTGCAAGCTGGGAGACGTTCGCATGAACGCAATCATCTATCTCGTCGGCCTGGTGGTGATCGTTTTGGCGATCCTGTCGCTGCTCGGCCTCCACTGACGCCCGGCGCCGCATCGGCGCACGGGCCGTGCCCGCTGCGCCATCCCCCGACCCCGTTTCGAGGACTTGACGCATGGCAGATACAACCGTGCCACCCCCGGTGGCCGTAACGCCGGCCGAGGCGATCGCCCGCCGGCCACTCGTCGACTGGCCCGCCGTGTTCGCAGGGGCGGTATTCGCCGCCGCGGTCGCCTTCCTGTTCACCAGCTTCGGTGCCGCGATCGGGTTGTCGCTGGCGGAGCTGCTGGCCGGCGGCGGGTCGGCGGTCTGGGCCACCATCGCGATCGGGCTCTGGGTGGCCTGGGTGGCGATCAGCAGTTTCCTCGCCGGCGGCTATGTCACCGGGCGGTTGCGCAGGCCGCTGGCTGGCGCGAGCCAGCATGAGGTCGAGGTGCGCGACGGCCTGCACGGTTTGATCATGTGGGGCACGGCCGCGCTGTTGGGCGCGATGCTGGCTGCCTCCGCTGTTGCCGGCACCGCGCGGGTTGGCGCTCAGGCCGTGGCTGCGGCGGGCGAGGCGGCGGTCGAAGCGATCGACGGTCCCGCCATCGCATATCTGGTCGACCGCCTGTATCGCAGCACCGATGGCGCCGGCGCCTCCGTGGCCCTGCGCGACGAGACCGGCCGTATCCTGGCCGCCGTCGATGGCGAAGGCGCCCTTGATCCCGCGGACGAAGCCTTCTTGATCGAGCAGGTGAGCGCCCGCACTGCCATCGGCGAGGACGAGGCCCGCGCCCGTCTTGCCGACGTGACCGGCCGGCTGCAGGCCGCCGCCCAGGATGCGGCGCAGGCGGCGGACGTGGCGCGGCGCGTCGGCGTGCTCGGCGCCTTCATGATCGCCGCCTCGCTGCTGATCGGCGCGGCCGCCGCTTGGTGGGCCGCCGGCGTGGGCGGGCGCCATCGCGACGAGGGCACCGATTTCGGCCGCTGGGTCCGCTGGCGCTGACGCTGGCCTTTGCGGCATCCCGACCAACCGAATGTGGAGACGACGATGGCTTACCTGATCCTGTGGCTGCTCGGCGTGCCGCTGTCGGTGATCATCATCCTGGCGATCCTGCTGTAGCGGCCGACGGTCGGTCGCGGCGTGCGCCGCCGGCGCGGGCGCTGCGACCGACCGTTGCATTTGCGCCGCCGTGGCTGGGCATCCCCGGTCAGCCCTCTTATGGTGTCCGGCAGCTGCAACAGCCGAGGATGCCCATCGTGCCCACCGACCAGAGCCGTTGGAACCGGCTCGATGCTGCCCACCACATGCATCCGTTCACCCACTTTTCCGGCCTGGCCAAGGAGAAGGTGCGGGTGATCACGCGCGGCGAAGGGGTTTGGCTGTGGGACAGCGACGGCAACCGCTATCTCGACGGCATGGCCGGCCTGTGGTGCGTGAACGTCGGCTATGGCCGGCGCGAACTGGCCGACGCGGCGCATCGCCAGATGCTGGAGCTGCCCTACTACAACACCTTCTTCAAGACCACGACGCCGGCCGTTGCGCAGCTGTCCGAGCGGCTGGCGGCGATCACCCCGGCCGGGCTCGACCATTTCTTCTTCGCCAACTCCGGTTCGGAAGCCAACGACACCATCGTGCGCATGGTGCGCCACTACTGGAACCTGCGCGGCGAGACCAATCGCAAGGTGTTCATCGGCCGGCGCTGGGGTTATCACGGCTCGACGATGGCTTCCGCCAGCCTGGGCGGCATGGCGGCGATGCACGCGATCGCCGACCTGCCGCTGCCGGGCTTCGCCCATATCGACCCCCCTACTGGTACGAACACGGCGGCGATCTGACGCCGGAGGCGTTCGGCGAGGTCGCAGCCGGCTGGCTGGAGGCGAAGATCGAGGCGATCGGACCGGACCTTGTGGCCGCGTTCATCGCCGAACCGCTGCAGGGCGCCGGCGGCGTATTGATCCCCCCTGCCACATACTGGCCGGCGGTGCAGCGGATCTGCCGCAAATACGGCATCCTGCTGATCGTCGACGAGGTCATCTGCGGGTTCGGACGCACCGGCAACTGGTTCGGCAGCGACACCTTCGCCATCGAGCCCGACCTGATGCCGATGGCCAAGGGCATGTCGTCGGGCTACCAGCCGATCTCCGCCGTCGCCGTCGGGCCGCGGGTCTATGAGGCGCTGTTCGCCGATCCGGATGAATTCGCCCACGGTTTCACCTATTCCGGCCATCCGGTAGCCTGTGCGGTGGCCGCCGAGAACATCCGCATCCTGCACGACGAGCGGCTGGTCGAGCGCGTACGGACCGACATCGGGCCCTATCTGGCCGAACGGATGGGCGCGCTGGCGGACCACCCGCTGGTCGGCGAGGTGCGCAGCATCGGTCTGATCGGCGCGGTCGAACTGGTGGCCGACAAGCAGGCGCGCCGCTTCTTCGTCGACCGCGGCCGGGTCGGCACGCTGTGCCGCGACCACTGCATCAACTCCGGCCTGATCATGCGGGCGACCCGCGACACCATGCTGTTCGCGCCGCCTTTCACGATCAGCCGCGACGAGGTCGACCGCATGGTCGAGCTGTTTGCCGCGGCCCTGGATGCGACCGCCCGCGCCGTGCTCTAGGAGCCGTACGGTCCCCGCGGGTGTGGGGCGGATGATGCGTTGACAAAGCTTCGGGTGCGATGATTGCATCGCGGCAATGTTAGCCAGCCGGGCCAACCGGCGCTGAACATGGAGCATGGGTGTATGACGACTTCGAACAACGGGCGCGCGGCACGGCGCGCCGGGCTGCGCCCCAACCGGCGACAGTTCATGCAGGGCGTGGCCGCCATCGGCATCACGCTGCCGGCGTGGTCGCGCAGCGCGCGCGCCGAGGGCCAGGTCAACGTCTACAACTGGGACACCTATATCGGCGAGGACACGATCGCCGACTTCGAGGATGCGACCGGTGTCACCGTCAACTACGACCTGTTCGCCGACAACGCCGAGCTGTTCGCCCGCTTCCGCGAAGGCAATCCGGGCTATGACGTGATCGTGCCGACCAACGACTACGTCGAGCGCATGATCGTCGCCGGGATGCTGCAGGAACTGGACCACGGCAAGATCCCGAACTTCGCCAACATCGAGCCGGTGTTCCAGGATGCCACCTTCGACCCCGGCCGCAAGTACAGCATCCCCTACATGTGGGGCACCATCGGCATCGGCTATCGCGTGCCCGAGGTGGAGGGCGTGCCGGACAGCTGGAAGTGGCTGTTCGATTCCGACGCTTATTCCGGCCGGATCGCGATTCTGTCCGAGCCGACGACGGTGATCGGGCTGGTGATGAAGTATCTGGGCTACTCGCTGAACTCGACCAACACCGCCGAGATCGACGAGGCGACAGAGCTGCTGATCCAGGCCAAGCGCCACATCAAGGCGTTCGCGCCCGACAACGGCCAGGACCTGCTGCTGTCCGGCGAGGTCGACCTGGTGATGGAGTGGAACGGCGACATCCAGCAGGTGATGGCGGAGGACGAGGAGA from the Alphaproteobacteria bacterium genome contains:
- a CDS encoding ATP-binding protein: MLKTMRAADRCDGRARFNDPGELAALELVGAPIWVFDVTRHCMWWANARALALWQADSVDELVRRDFSSDSPTVNARLRQVLATAPPGGAIEDVWTLYPLGQPVSMHLTLAPVLLAPDREGVLITAASGAPAGDDPELMRLSEATRYTPLMVSTIAATGELLSQNPASLQAYGRLGGGVESADDAWMERFADRGEAAALMARALSEGEAEGDYRVRTREGTRWHRMVACRGRDPLTGAACVVVTESDVSERVDARRALERVADDLEQAVRRPTYELEQAKRDAEAASLAKSGFLANVSHELRTPLNAIIGFAELLQHPGVVARRPDRVADYIDSILMSGRLLLKLIDDILDLSRIEARRVTVEIEPVGVDDLLAECRTLTEGMASAAGVTLSFDPVSAACAIAGDRRMLTQVMLNLISNAIKFTERGGEVAVSVACPRDRAVAVTVRDSGVGIDPADLPHVIEPFAQAANPLVRRAKGHGLGLPIAKQLVELMSGTFAIASTPGAGTAVEIVLPAASAEGPIAAT
- a CDS encoding glutamine synthetase family protein; the encoded protein is MSDLIEWITRHRATEVECLVPDISGIARGKILPASKFKDSLTDRGLRLPEAIFVQTVTGEFADSAATSDTNSDVYLVPDASTIRPVPWYEEPTAQVICDAFYADGSVVDLAPRYVLQRVLALYAERGWRPVVAPEIEFFLVKVNADPDYPLEPPIGRSGRMETGRQAYGIEAANEFDPIVEDLYDYCEAQGLEVDTINHEAGAAQMEINFQHGDALDLADQVFVFKRTLRQAANKHKVYATFMAKPMQDEPGSAMHIHQSVVDADSGRNLFATATGLDSALFRSHIAGLQKFIPTVMPVFAPNPNSYRRLRRHSDAPINTHWGQDNRTCGLRVPISAGESRRVENRVAGADVNPYLAIAASLACGYLGMTGKMKPKPAVTGSAYRLAYNLPQHLPDALSKMSASRPMRELLGDRFVDALIDVKREEWSAYQAVISPWEREHLLLNV
- a CDS encoding spermidine/putrescine ABC transporter substrate-binding protein, whose amino-acid sequence is MTTSNNGRAARRAGLRPNRRQFMQGVAAIGITLPAWSRSARAEGQVNVYNWDTYIGEDTIADFEDATGVTVNYDLFADNAELFARFREGNPGYDVIVPTNDYVERMIVAGMLQELDHGKIPNFANIEPVFQDATFDPGRKYSIPYMWGTIGIGYRVPEVEGVPDSWKWLFDSDAYSGRIAILSEPTTVIGLVMKYLGYSLNSTNTAEIDEATELLIQAKRHIKAFAPDNGQDLLLSGEVDLVMEWNGDIQQVMAEDEEISYVVPKEGGMLWQDCMCIPKDAPNPDNAHAFINFVNEPEINAAIASFINYATPNGAAKALMPAEYLDNPTIFPPDEVLANCEFPLFLGQEHGQYIESAWTRIEAA